A genomic region of Arachis stenosperma cultivar V10309 chromosome 9, arast.V10309.gnm1.PFL2, whole genome shotgun sequence contains the following coding sequences:
- the LOC130948738 gene encoding probable dolichyl-diphosphooligosaccharide--protein glycosyltransferase subunit 3B, producing MAPPPNLPLFLVFLLVVATLTASSSSNTNDERVEELLSLQSRSKSGIIRLNDQSLSRFLTSVATPRPYSIVIFFDAAQLHDKTELRLRELHQEFSIVSSSFIANHNISHPSRSKLFFCDIEFKESQFSFTQFGVNALPHIRLIAPNHSFKDSQPMDQGDFSRLAESMAEFVESKTKISVGPIHRPPLLSRNQLILIVVAFLIWIPFFVKKLVSGQTLLHDPKVWLAGSVFVYFFSVSGAMHNIIRKMPMFLLDRNDPSKLVFFYQGSGMQLGAEGFAVGSLYTVVGLLLAFMSQGLVKVKNVTVQRVVMMFALLVCFLAVKQVVFLNNWKTGYGIHGFWPSSWN from the coding sequence ATGGCTCCTCCTCCCAACCTCCCACTCTTCCTAGTCTTCCTCCTTGTCGTAGCCACCCTCACCGCCTCCTCCTCCTCCAACACAAACGACGAGCGCGTGGAGGAGCTCCTCTCCCTTCAATCCAGATCCAAATCGGGTATCATCCGCCTCAACGACCAGTCCCTGTCCCGCTTCCTCACCTCCGTCGCCACCCCTCGCCCTTACTCCATCGTCATCTTCTTCGACGCCGCCCAGCTCCACGACAAGACAGAGCTGCGCCTCCGCGAACTCCACCAAGAATTCTCCATCGTCTCCTCCTCCTTCATCGCCAACCACAACATCTCCCACCCTTCGCGCTCCAAGCTCTTCTTCTGCGACATCGAGTTCAAGGAATCTCAGTTCTCATTCACGCAATTCGGCGTCAACGCCCTCCCACACATTCGCCTCATCGCTCCCAACCATTCCTTCAAGGATTCACAGCCCATGGACCAGGGCGATTTCTCGCGACTCGCTGAGTCAATGGCCGAATTCGTCGAGTCCAAAACCAAGATCTCCGTGGGACCCATCCACCGCCCCCCGCTGCTATCCAGGAACCAGTTGATCTTGATCGTCGTTGCATTCCTCATTTGGATTCCGTTCTTCGTGAAGAAGCTTGTTTCGGGTCAGACACTGCTCCATGACCCGAAAGTGTGGTTGGCGGGTTCTGTTTTCGTTTACTTCTTCAGCGTTTCTGGAGCTATGCATAACATCATCAGGAAGATGCCAATGTTTCTTCTGGACCGCAACGATCCTTCCAAGCTTGTGTTCTTCTACCAGGGCTCCGGGATGCAGCTCGGCGCTGAGGGATTCGCCGTCGGGTCCTTGTACACCGTGGTGGGGCTCTTGCTGGCGTTTATGTCGCAGGGTCTTGTGAAGGTGAAGAATGTGACGGTTCAGAGGGTGGTTATGATGTTCGCCTTGTTGGTTTGTTTCTTGGCTGTGAAGCAGGTTGTGTTCTTGAACAACTGGAAGACTGGTTATGGTATTCATGGCTTCTGGCCCTCTAGTTGGAATTGA
- the LOC130947274 gene encoding pathogenesis-related protein 1C-like isoform X2, with product MEMPLKIWVVIISFISIVPLFLMAQNLPKDYLKAHNDARAEVKVKPLKWDLQLTLHARNFVKKHISDCKEGLHDATFVGNKYGQNSAYHPRSVSASKL from the exons aTGGAAATGCCACTGAAGATTTGGGTTGTGATAATAAGTTTTATAAGTATAGTTCCATTGTTTTTAATGGCACAAAATCTTCCAAAAGACTATCTTAAAGCTCACAATGATGCACGTGCAGAAGTTAAGGTTAAGCCACTGAAGTGGGACTTGCAGCTTACATTGCATGCTCGCAACTTCGTGAAGAAACACATTTCGGACTGCAAGGAAGGGCTTCATGATGCCACTTTTGTTGGTAATAAATATGGCCAAAATTCTGCATATCATCCAAGATCTGTGTCAG CAAGCAAATTATGA
- the LOC130947274 gene encoding pathogenesis-related protein 1-like isoform X1: MEMPLKIWVVIISFISIVPLFLMAQNLPKDYLKAHNDARAEVKVKPLKWDLQLTLHARNFVKKHISDCKEGLHDATFVGNKYGQNSAYHPRSVSGQAHEASKATFSTIAMPSSTSSFSVDLTTPTIKTGSIV; this comes from the exons aTGGAAATGCCACTGAAGATTTGGGTTGTGATAATAAGTTTTATAAGTATAGTTCCATTGTTTTTAATGGCACAAAATCTTCCAAAAGACTATCTTAAAGCTCACAATGATGCACGTGCAGAAGTTAAGGTTAAGCCACTGAAGTGGGACTTGCAGCTTACATTGCATGCTCGCAACTTCGTGAAGAAACACATTTCGGACTGCAAGGAAGGGCTTCATGATGCCACTTTTGTTGGTAATAAATATGGCCAAAATTCTGCATATCATCCAAGATCTGTGTCAG GACAAGCGCACGAAGCATCAAAGGCTACCTTCTCCACTATAGCGATGCCTTCTTCAACCTCCTCTTTTAGTGTGGATCTCACTACACCCACTATAAAGACAGGGTCAATTGTTTGA
- the LOC130948739 gene encoding uncharacterized protein LOC130948739 — protein MVCEKCEKKLAKVIVPDKWKEGASNTTEGGGRKINENKLLSKKNRWTPYGNTKCIICKQQVHQDAKYCHTCAYSKGVCAMCGKQVLDTKFYKQSNV, from the exons ATGGTCTGCGAGAAGTGTGAGAAGAAATTAGCGAAGGTGATAGTTCCAGACAAGTGGAAGGAAGGGGCCAGCAATACTACTGAGGGTGGTGGACGCAAGATCAACGAGAACAAGCTCCTCTCTAAGAAGAACAG ATGGACCCCATATGGAAACACCAAATGCATCATCTGCAAGCAGCAAGTGCACCAGGATGCCAAGTACTGCCACACCTGTGCTTACTCTAAAG GAGTTTGTGCGATGTGTGGGAAGCAAGTTCTTGACACCAAGTTTTACAAACAAAGCAATGTGTAG
- the LOC130950738 gene encoding E3 ubiquitin-protein ligase RSL1-like gives MATAQQESGLGSGSESAVAVNGVEDSYFSALFDDEGNLVPISDDKYAHELQLQETIMSSFIASQSTIEGSGSSSSKTVRCLPSSSTPSSSRPVFVVPKTEYIELLDDDEMLIVCEICAETKGTDQMFRNKKCDHSFCSDCVTKHVATKIQESLTIVPCPGLNCKGVMELDSCRPMLPKEVLDRWDDALCEALFLAVPKFYCPFRDCSAMLLDENEGGEGIIREAECPFCHRLFCARCCVPWHPGVECNVLQSLNEDERGREDLLLRDLAAQKKWNRCPRCKFYVEKTEGCLHITCRCRFEFCYACGEPWSNTHGGCQRN, from the exons ATGGCAACAGCACAACAAGAATCAGGATTAGGATCAGGATCAGAATCAGCCGTTGCAGTTAACGGCGTTGAAGACTCCTACTTCTCAGCTCTCTTTGATGATGAAGGTAACCTCGTCCCCATCTCCGATGATAAGTACGCTCATGAATTGCAGTTACAAGAGACCATCATGTCCTCCTTCATCGCTTCTCAAAGCACCATCGAAGGCTCAggctcatcatcatcaaaaaCCGTTCGTTGCCTTCCATCTTCATCAACACCTTCGTCATCACGACCAGTCTTTGTTGTCCCCAAAACCGAGTACATAGAGCTTCTGGATGACGACGAAATGCTTATCGTATGTGAGATTTGTGCAGAAACCAAAGGGACTGATCAGATGTTCAGGAACAAGAAATGTGATCACTCCTTTTGCTCTGACTGTGTCACCAAGCATGTGGCCACAAAGATCCAAGAGAGCTTAACGATTGTTCCTTGCCCCGGATTGAACTGCAAGGGCGTGATGGAGCTTGATTCCTGCAGGCCCATGCTCCCAAAAGAGGTTCTTGATAGGTGGGACGATGCACTCTGTGAGGCCCTGTTTCTTGCGGTTCCGAAATTCTATTGCCCCTTTAGGGACTGTTCTGCAATGCTGCTTGACGAGAATGAGGGCGGTGAAGGGATTATCAGGGAAGCTGAGTGCCCCTTTTGCCACAGGCTCTTCTGTGCCAGGTGTTGTGTTCCATGGCACCCTGGGGTTGAGTGTAACGTGTTGCAGTCACTGAATGAGGATGAGAGAGGGAGGGAGGATCTTCTTCTTAGGGACCTTGCTGCTCAAAAGAAATGGAATAGGTGTCCCAGATGCAAGTTCTATGTGGAGAAGACTGAAGGGTGTTTGCATATTACATGCAG GTGCCGATTCGAGTTTTGCTATGCTTGTGGTGAACCTTGGAGTAACACTCATGGTGGATGCCAAAGGAATTAG